The following proteins are encoded in a genomic region of Paenibacillus sp. FSL R7-0273:
- a CDS encoding organic hydroperoxide resistance protein, whose amino-acid sequence MTTLKALYTATATVRGGREGSLESSDGVLKHDLKMPKELGGPGGNGTNPEQLFAAGYGACYESALANIARKEGVKLQDVSVTSNVMIGKDESDGGFKLGVKLDVSLPGIERSQAEELAKKAHEFCPYSKATRGNIEVELNVL is encoded by the coding sequence ATGACCACATTAAAAGCTTTGTACACAGCAACAGCAACAGTCCGTGGAGGACGTGAAGGCTCTCTAGAATCCTCAGACGGTGTGCTGAAGCACGATCTGAAGATGCCTAAGGAGCTTGGCGGACCCGGCGGGAACGGCACGAATCCGGAGCAGCTGTTCGCAGCAGGATACGGGGCATGTTATGAAAGTGCGCTTGCCAATATTGCCCGCAAGGAAGGCGTAAAGCTTCAGGATGTTAGTGTTACCTCCAACGTGATGATCGGCAAGGATGAGAGTGACGGCGGCTTTAAGCTGGGTGTGAAGCTGGATGTCAGCCTGCCGGGCATTGAACGTTCCCAGGCCGAGGAATTGGCCAAAAAAGCGCATGAATTCTGCCCTTACTCCAAGGCGACCCGCGGAAATATTGAAGTTGAGCTCAATGTGCTGTAA
- a CDS encoding thiol-disulfide oxidoreductase DCC family protein: MLMEKGKKRESGQTVVLIDGVCHLCQGLVRFIIPRDPAGRIKFTSLQSDKGITLLLAAGLEPGRLDTVVVLENGRVYTESSAVLRIARKLRLPWPAAYAFIIVPRPLRNSLYRLVARNRYRWFGRDEACLLPSPDIKSRFL; this comes from the coding sequence ATGCTTATGGAAAAGGGTAAGAAACGGGAAAGCGGCCAGACCGTTGTGCTGATCGACGGGGTCTGCCATCTGTGCCAGGGGCTGGTCCGGTTTATTATTCCGCGTGATCCCGCAGGCCGGATAAAGTTTACTTCTCTGCAAAGTGACAAGGGGATTACGCTGCTGCTGGCTGCAGGACTTGAGCCTGGACGCCTGGATACGGTGGTCGTTCTGGAGAACGGCAGAGTGTATACTGAATCTTCTGCTGTGCTGCGCATTGCTCGAAAGCTGCGGCTTCCGTGGCCTGCTGCCTATGCTTTTATAATCGTGCCCCGACCGCTCCGCAACTCGTTGTACAGGCTGGTAGCACGGAACCGTTACCGCTGGTTTGGCAGAGATGAGGCGTGCCTGCTGCCATCACCGGATATTAAGAGCAGATTTCTGTGA